acttatcagagatatacttaacaaaagtatacataagtatacttggctcatactgacaagtacacagaaaaatctaagtgtacttggtttatactgacaagtatacactaaagtccaagtatacttggcttatactgacaagtatgcagaaaagtctaagtatacttggcttatactgacaagtatgcagaaaagtctaagtacacttggctcatactgacaagtatacagaaaagtctaagtatacttggctcttactgacaagtatacagaaaagtatagtaaagtatacttggcttataggcctacttgtacttaatcttttaaTAGAGGTATACTttagaaaagtataattaagtagtcttgccttataggcctacagaaagatATACTTAGCTTGTAGTTGCGCTTACTTTTTGAGtaagcctattaaagtgtgtgagtaTATTGATGCATCTGAAAACTGGCTATTGTAACAGGTCACAACCAGATATGATATTGGATAACTTTAAATGTGGTGTTTAATGCCAAAACATTCTGGTCTCATTGATTTTCTTCGTGTGTAAAACAGAATTTAGATGCATGCTGTTTTGCTGTAACCAAATTTATCATATATACTATTGAGAGCAGAGGACTGTTTTCTACCATAACTGGTGCATTCACATGCTTCTGGAAAAAATCTGACATCAAAGAGTTGTCTGTTTGGGAGTTAGTTTCCAAACTACCATTCCATTTATGAGGATGTGAAAAGGATATATAAGAGATAAAGCAAGAAAGAGACTAAAAGTACTTCTGCTTTGTTTgcatattaaataaaacatcaacaaaccAACTTTGTGTAAAAAGCAGAACATAATTCCTACAGAAGAGCTTGACATCATGGTTTACCTGCTATAGTCCTCCACGTCACTAGATGGCGCTCTTGCTCTTAAACGTCACGCTCACTATCACGTTCtcgtttgtttttattgtcacGTGACCGGATGTGCAACTTCAAAACATTGAGTAACAGAAGCGAgcagcacactcacacactagTGTCTGTCtcacaatgtgtttttgtcGCTTTTAGCTCAGTTTTATCACTGGGAGTGAGAGAGAACTTGTTGGTCTACGTGTGTTTTAGGCTCTCAGCATGTCGGGGCCGCTGCTGGAGTTTGAGACGGAGATGTTCCTGTCTCTGTTCGGCTCTGACGGGCTGCTGGTGACGGCGGAGGGGATGGGGATAGACCGCATCCTGCTGCAGTTCATGCGGGTTTACTCTGAGCAGGGCAGCCTGGTCCTCCTGCTCAACACCACCACACCTGAACAGGTGAGGAACACATTGAGTTAGCGAGCTGaaatgtatctttaaaaaaGGCTTCATAAGTTAAATACTGACGTTAGCTTTGTGATGTGGAACAGCAAGGTAGCcaataagataagatcagatattcctttattagtcccgctgtggggaaatgtgcagtgtacagcagcaaaggggatagtgcaaaaaacaatttgttaacacaattgcacaagtggaaaatgatattacacagtgagaatgaatgaatgaatgaatgaatgaatgaatgaatgaatgaatgaatgaaattccacctcaaaatatcaggttattgtcagttgttggtgtgtaagtggtctactgggagcagtgctggttgtggagtctgcaggaaggaaggatcTGCGATATGGATAATGTAGTTAAATAATGTAAACTATGACTCTAGGTGTAAAGAGCAGAGCTTTGTAAATGTTGTGGTTTtcagaaacactgaaatatggTGTCTGTTAGAAAATAACCCATAACTACCAAGTCCTACCAACAACATAAAGAGAACATTGCacgcagacattttgacttgttgaAACAGTTAAGGtgaaatgaataacattaataatgcctGCATTCTGTTCAGGTGAGCCAGTTCCAGGGGTCTGATATTGTGCATGCTCACTCAAAGTCATGGTTGGGACACAgtgttgttaatgttattattctGTTCCTGCTTGTACATGCAGTGAAAAGGGTCTATATAGCAATATATATCCTATAGCACAGCGACATTCTTTAGTAACAGCATTTATTCTAATAAACACAagtttttatacagtcaaattaccaGATGCAGGGacgttcacagtcatttcactagaacagcaggtgatggccaaatcatgttacctcacccaaaatctaatgccttaaaaaagacggtcattTACCGTGCCATCAATTAttggaatagctgccctctttacatcggacaatcctctaacaaatcctcattaaaataccatctaagaacacattacttaagcagctgatcgatagtccagtgttggtcatatgtgttttttcttttgttccttttccatgATGATGGGTCttgaggctaaatggttgtggaagatgtgtatgaatgtgaaatttatatatgtttggaaaatttgaatgttattagacaaatatgatgttgtatatagtatgtatgtgatcaatttaatgtacttgatttcggaccccaggaagactagctgttgccattggtatcagctaatggggatcctttttaaataaataaacaaatactgtaATACAGCTCtcaatacatttcattttcatttattacatttattcagtTAAATTGTAGTCACACatgatttccctttttttcacagAAAACCCTTTTTAGGATTTGCACACCCAATTACTGTGTGGTGGACTGGCAACACTGGGCAAGATGACTTTACAGAGGCAAACATATTACAGTCATGCGTCACTCCTGGGTATCACAATTCTGAGTTTTACAGAAGAGGTCGACtgatagtggatttttaaaggccgatataataaagatagtttggagcaggaaaatGCAGATTATTGCCGATATCTTCTTTACTTTTGTATCAGCCTagtcggctacttttgcataTGCCCGAAGAGAGAACACCAAATTGGtacaagttaaagtaacagGGAATGATTTATTctcctccctgtctgcctgtcttgtatCATGGACAAAGAGCTGTTAGTGTTGCGTTATATATATTCGAGAGATaacttttttctccccctctaccTTGACTTTGTGTACGGAGCCTCCATGCAACTGACTGATGGCGGCTGTGTAGCCATCAGCCACTATCAGAGCCCAGTTCCGGCAATAACAATAGTTTGTACAACGCCCTATCGGCGACGATTAATCGgtcaaatcaattaatcagtttaCCTCTATTTTACAGGTAGCTCTTGCTGCATCCAGTGTGCAGCGGTACTTAGAGCAGGTTTAACAAAATacgttcttttttttgtcctccCTCCTCAGGAGTATTTCACAGAGCAGTTGCGAGTGGAGGGTGTGACCCACCTGCCCAGGACAGTGACCAGCGACGTGCAGAGCACTGAGCGCTATAATGTTTACACCGAGGGAGGGGTGCTGTTCGTCACCAGCAGGATCCTGGTGGTCGACTTCCTCACTGACCGCATCCCTGCTCATCTCATATCAGGTCAGATGACCACCTGATCATGGCTAAAAAAGAGAGCCAGACATGTTTGTTTGTCACATATTGTGATCTTATTGATCACCGACAATGACTAGTTTCATTTACTTTGGGAACAACATctgtttttgtgcatcctatGATAACATGTCCGTTATCACTAACAttgttacacctgtgtttactaTTATTATCGAATGGCCTTATTGTGggattaataattatataacaAAACTTTTAACATATTATCAGTTGTTAAGGGCATTTCAGTGCTAACAGAGCCATCCATTTGAGTTACAAAGGAACCATAGTAATCTCAAAGGCCATGTCCACCAAAATTTCAGGCATGATGTCACTCACAATTtcattttcaggtcttttaacATGGGGTCTAACGAGAGAGAAAACCACTAAAGCCAAGTTAATTATTCTGATATTGCTAACAGAATAAATCTGTCAGTATCTTTAATTACTCAGTTGAGGAATAAAAAGTCTTTGGTTGTGaatatacttattaataataatacattttatttggtgacGGCTTTCAGAACACACAAGGACACCGTACAATGCATAAAAGAAATacttgaacagataaaaacagcagTGCAACAGTGAATATACTTGTCaaatatatgtttaaaaaataacagATTGTGTTAAATACACTTTAAAACAAGCCTTTaatgttaaacctgcagtaggcagaatatttttggcatcattgggcaaaaagtccataataacctttcagcgtattgtaattcaagtgttctgagagaaaaccagactgctgcacctcctcatggctctgttttcaggctttaaaaaaatctagcctgtgacgggagactttggccaatcacaggtcatttcagagagagagaacgttcctattggctgtgctccggctggtgggcggtgcttggtatttcctcaactgatctcaacatggctgccgggtcacaaactttctcattttacagctaaacagtacactacaagatgtttctgaaaacatttgaggagagaaataggcattacagtaacagaatattgattcatatttgatcagcgctgcctagtttgaccgtttgatcagagtttgcgagtgattgacagctgctcagagacggcaaggctccagctctgattggttgttttcctccggtctgtgaagtcttgcagatgccattaggagcaccggaggacacagaggcatatgatttttttcagattacctgtctcatgcactactgtcaggatatagtgagttttataacaataacttttttaaatcatatttgcgccatttctacccactgcagctttaagtataaAGCTAAATGTACCATTAAAAACAATAAGACCATCTTCATCAAAACGTTTTTTAAAGTGATGTAGTAGTTATTGATGGGTGTTGCACTGCATTAcatttgacagttttttctaTTTCTCTGTTCTCAGTACCAAACAAAAACCTAGACTAACTTGCACTATCTTTCTGTACCACCCCTTCAGGCATCCTGGTGTATCGTGCTCATAAAATCATTGAGTCGTGTCAGGAGGCCTTCATCCTCCGTCTGTTCAGACAGAAGAACAAGACGGGCTTCATTAAAGCTTTCACTGACAAGGCCACGTCCTTCTCCTCGGGCTTCTGCCAGGTGGAGCGAGTGATGAGGAACCTCTTCGTCAAGAAGCTCTACCTGTGGCCCAGGTATGATCAAACATAACAGACCCTTTTTTCACTGCAGACATTtagacatgtcatagcaggaaacgTGTAATTTAACAAAGACTGTATACTTCCCTTATCATTATTTACCTTTGCTCTCTTAACAGGTTTCAAGCATCAGTAAACACGGCGCTGGACAGGCACAAGCCGGAGGTGGTGGAGCTCCATGTGACAGCGACGCCGGCTATGAAGGCCATCCAGAGCTCCATCCTGGACATCATGAGCGCCTGTCTGAAGGAGCTGAAACGCTACAACCCCACCCTGGAGGCCGAGGACCTCTCCGTGGAGAACACGCTAGGCAACGCCTTCGAAAAGGTCCGTCACTGTGTTACTGACATAGATTAAGcattttgcttgtttttctgGAAGGCCTAGTGTaatggaaacaaacaaaaaaacacatcatgagAATGACACGTGTGCCAGCTTTTTGTAAGTTTTTATTTCTATGTCAGTTGAATTTTCATTTTTAAGGTTGTGTTTTGCCTCTCTCCCATCCAGACCATCCGTCACTACCTGGACCCGTTGTGGCACCAGCTGGGAGCAAAGACCAAGGGCCTGGTCCAGGACCTGAAAGTGCTGAGGGTGCTCCTGCTCTACCTCACCCAGTACGACTGTGTCACCTTCCTCAATCTGCTGGAGTCGCTGCGCTCCAGCCAAAAGATCTTTGGATCCAATTCAGGTAAACTAGAACTTATTTGGAAgtaaaataattgtatttaatcTTTGCGATTAATCACCGCGTTTGATTACATGCGCCTGTTGTTGCAACCATCAGGGTGGTTGTTCCTCGACTCCAGCACCTCCATGTTTATGAACGCCAGGGGTCGAGTGTACCGCATCCCTGAGAACAAGAAGAAATTTAAAATGGGACCGGAGGCGGAGAAACCGAAGTCCTCCTCTGCTTCAGGTAACCGACCAACGAACAGATCTCTGTTCTTCAGAGTAGATATCTGCAACGTTATCTGCTTGTATGTGTATGTTAATGACTAAAGGCtcgatgtgtgtatgtgtgtttgtttcagagGTGAAGCGGGAACTTGTGCTGGAAACGAGCCCAAAGTGGGGAGCTCTGACCGAGGTACTGCAGGAGATTGAGAAGGAGAACAAGAGCCCTCAGCATGAACCAGGTTAGAGCTCAGTTCTGTTAAAGCGCTATAAGGGTCCATCGTGTCAACAGTGTATAGcatctctattctctctatttatatataatgcACTATATTAACAGAATTTCATAGAAACTAGCTTTTAGTTTCCAAAAGGTGGTTTTGTTTTCTATTGAAATCACCTCAATCTACAAGAAAAGCATATGAGAAGATGAAATCTTCAATTTTGAATAAAGAACCAGCAGAAAGGCCAGCTGACATTTCACAAAGTCATCCTCAGAGTGTGCTAGTTTGTCCTGGTCGCTACGCTTCCGTGACGGAACGTTAAAAAGGCTCTGAATATCGAATTCAGCCTCTTTTAACAGAaggatggacacacacactctcctaaCCGTGGTATGTGCGTGGTCTGTGTAACTGCTCCCAGGTGCTGTGCTGATCTGCGCCAGTGACGACAGGACTTGTGCCCAGCTGCAGCAGTACATCAGGCACGGCTCCGACTGGATGCTTAACCGACTGTACGCCCGCACAGTCGGTAAACGGGACCCCGCTGCAGCCGCCGCCTTTGAACTCGACTCGCACAAAAAGGGCAACGGCTGGCCTAAAAAAGGAGCCAAGGGAAAGGAGCCTGCACAGAACAAAAAATCCACAAAGAGTAAAAAAAGGCCATCGCTGACTCTGACCCAGATGGTGGGGAAAGAGGATGAAGCAGCGGCGATGGGCAGCAGCGGAGATGAGGATGAACCgacagaggaggacggagggGAGGAAGATCAGCTGAAGCTGGATTTGTCATCGGACGCCTACTACGGCGTCCTAAAGGAGCCGCTGACCGTCATTCACCCGCTGAAAGGCCTCACAGACCCCCACAGCTTGACGCGAGTGCTGCACGAGGTGGAGCCCAGTTTCGTGGTGCTGTATGACGCCGAACTCAGCTTCGTCCGCCAGCTGGAGATCTACAAAGCCAGCCGACCCGGAAAGACGCTGAGGGTGTATTTCCTCATCTACGGAGGCTCGACAGAAGAGCAGAAGTACCTGACGGCGCTGTCTAAGGAGAAGAAAGCCTTTGAGCACCTGATCAGGTCAGAACCAGTTCTCTCTCCTCAAGCATCTGTTGATGTATGTGCTGTTGAAGTGTCGGCTTCTCATTggtgccttgtgtgtgtgtgtgtgtgtttctctgcaggGAAAAGGCTACTATGGTGATcccagaggagagggaggggcgAGAAGACACCAACCTGGACCTTGCTAGAAATTTAGAGCCTGCCAATGCCACCACCAACACCCGCAAAGCAGGCATGTCTATAACCAGGTTTCCACCAAATGTTCCcaggacttttagtccctggaactacttttcaaggaactaaaaggttccttcagtccactgttgtctgtgtttccaccaCGGTATAAGAACctgcgaagattaggcaaattagtccgctgagcAACATGTCatgggacgagggctgctggtggtcacagcagaTATTTACTGCCACATATATTTACTAATGCTCTTTAGATGTAATAGATGAAATGTAGAGGAGGAAAATTAATATACGAgcatctgtctccacagtaaatcatctgtttgatggttatttatttgcgTTTTAGAACGTAACtgctgtgaaacaatcagaaaacaacttttctttctctcattcacagcaccgtCGCGCTGTCTCCCTCTTCTACCGCTCACCCTCTCGATCTCTGTCTTTACTTtaatactagagtacttccttgtttatgaatgaaacGGTGCACAAGTTGAAGCCGTTGAAGGGGCAGCGCTGcgtgtgtttgaccaatcagcgatgatcatccctgcaaactccaccccgaaagttccgctactttcagaaagtactaccccccgaCCAAGGCCTTTTTGGGGGTAAAGAAGCCCCAtaaaatgtccccggaacttaatttagagaCTGGTCTCTGCGGTCAAAATGCAccgagttcctcaaaaggttcatAGTTCtaggggaaagttcctgcggtggaaacgggaCTTATTTTTAGTCGTTTTTGAAagatttgttctgttttttgaTTCTCTTTGAATTTCCTGAACAGTTTCCTTTGTCTTCCTTTATAAAAGTCCCACATTTTCTTGAATAAGTGTCTGattattttccttttcctgTCCAATAACCAGGAGGCCAGGAGCAGCCCAAAGAGCCCTCTCGAGTCATCGTGGACATGCGGGAGTTCCGCAGCGAACTGCCCTCCTTGCTGCACCGCCGCGGGCTGGACATCGAGCCCGTCACCCTAGAAGTAGGCGACTACATCCTGACCCCGGACACGTGCGTCGAGCGCAAGAGCGTCAGCGATCTGATCGGCTCGCTGCAGAGCGGCCGCCTCTACACCCAGTGTCTCTCCATGACCCGGTACTACAAGAAACCAGTGCTCCTCATCGAGTTCGACCCAGCGAAACCGTTTTCTTTAATAGCCCGATCAGATTTCCGCAACGAGATATCGTCCAATGATGTTTCCTCAAAACTCACCTTGCTCACCTTGCATTTCCCACGGCTCCGTATACTCTGGTGCACCTCGCCACACGCCACAGCTGAGCTCTTCTTGGATCTAAAGCAGGGTCGCGCCGAACCCGATGCCGCGGCAGCTCAAGCAGTCACAGCCGAGTCAGACATGGTGGCGGAATCAGCAGACCTCTACAACCCAGGACCatatgacttcctgttgaaaATGCCCGGGGTCAATACAAAAAACTATCGGGCTCTTATAAAAAACGCAGACAGCCTGGCAGATTTAGCCAAACTCAGCCAGGACAAGCTGGCAGAGATACTCGGGAACAATAACAACGCTAAGTTGCTGTATGAGTTTCTGCATAATGCCGCTGACGTCCCTCCTCCTGTGCAGAAGGCCAAGCAGACATGATAGGCAGTAAAACAAATTGAATTTCCTATAGAGGGATTAATACAGTAtgccttcttcttcctctaaagcaatggttcccaacctggggtccaggCCCCCCTGaggggggcgccaaagatcacaaggggtgcgccaggatttgtctgctctgacgTTGTCAAAATTAGGTTTGCACacgtataactaaaatcataataacacacttactggataatttctattagtagaattagattccagtggtggctccGAAGGATTGTTTCAGTCTTGTGTTATCCAAACATtgccaataactccagagcgttgtaaagtccaaaagtcaacattaattaaaataagatAGATGATATAATTTCCAAAATtgtctaacaaaatattctgcttcaatccacatttgttggcatttagccttttaGCCgtttaacattttcactgcggtcaaaaacagTTTgctcaaattgaggattttgttcgaggatttgtCATTTCTTTTAGGGTGATGAGATCAGAAAATATGGGCTTTTCTTAGAGACAAGTAGGgaggcttcaaggaaaataggttgggaaccactgtgcTAAAGCATCTGACTTATgtatagaaatatatttttccTGGTATCAGGATTAGTTTAGCATTGTAAAGCTGGAAGACAATGCCGTTAATGTAGAACATTGCAGACTGAATTCACACCTTACATTTGTACAGTATAGTCTTTGTCATCAAAATggaaatatgtattattttaatgtatagAATGAACTGaactgtttttttctattgTATTTTGTAATCTAATTGAACATgtattagattttttaaataacttggtaaataaaatatatagtcCGTAAATATTTTAGTGTAATATTTAAGTGTTTtgtataacctctgtttcaaaataaagcttTGTAGAACAATACAGTACAGCACACTCTAAAAACATAcattattatcaaaatatttgttttaaaatattcaagtttttatgtcttttttttatcgcCTTAAAAATGGATTGCGGAGATAATGGGTGGTGATGCCGCCGGTCAATTTTGAAATCGTTAAAAGAAAGACGAGGATGATGGTTCCATTTACTCTAGGCAGCGTTATGCAGAGGTGGAAAAATTGCTCAAATACCACAAATGAGTGCTTCAAAGAATAGTACTTCATACACAGtacataacctttatttaatcaggtaATCTCATTGAGATCAagatctcttttgcaagagaaaCCTGAGTatagcggagagagagagagagaaacaaaatatCCAGATATAACAAAAGCACAAATAcattcagaatcagaaatactttattgatccccggggggggaaattggggcgttacagttgctcttatataaacataagaaatgtaagaaaatagaaattaaGGAGTATGTGACATGTAAATAATGTACAGAATGCTACAATGTGcacataatactacaatataaacaaaatatatgtaaagaaatataagtactaaaaattataatataattttacagctaaacagtacactacaagatgtttctgaaaacatttgaggtgagaaatagacataacagtaacagattattaattcatatttgttcagcgctgcctagtttgaccgtttgatcggagttcgcgatagattgacagctgcctccgtcgaatgaacagccaataggaacgctccctctctctgaaatgacctgtgattggccaaagtctcccgtcatgggctagattttttgaagcctgaaaacagccatgatgaggtgcagaagtctagttttctctcagaacacttgaattacaatatgctgaaaggttattatgagattttttgcccaatgatgccaaagatattctgcctactgaagctttaaagggactgtttgtaacttcttacacgtataaatcaatccgggtcggtgtcccatgcgcgctcgcgtgtggctacactgttcagacaagacgTTCACGCTATTTCGCCTCACGCTCaagtgcatgcgtgcacacactccacactgcagaagagttattttagctctgagaatatctagtgaatgtacaggggacgtttgtgcagaaataactgctgcagctcctccagaccaacagaggttttccgtgtcttgtgaagtgaccgtgctccgcagcgagaaacgttatcgtctctgaccgggtgccggtgtctcccgttCCCTCTGGctgtggtcgggaggctgaagagCAAAAGCCAACaccaggatcagcagtgattcatggagagaccttcgtctggtcagctaacattactgccaagcaggtgaaatatagagtgatattgtggttttagctgacgtgtgtcacctcactgttttgagcggtgctcgttcatgtctatttagagcgagcaagcgcgagcacgacgctgactttcgttgacttaacggccacacgtgtcgctgttaacaagcatatctgattcttacatagagtccctttaaataaactaTAACATAGAAGAAACAGCACACAACAGTAGTATCATTCTGTCATGTACATTTAGTTTTATACATCCTGCAAGTTATGCAACACTAACATTATCCAATACTATGTGAGAACAAAAAACAGATGAGTTTTCTGGGTGGAAACTGTTTTGAAATAGAAATCGGTGGAGGTATTGTGATGTAGTTTGGTAGCAGCAGTAAACTGGTCAGGCTCATGGGGTAGTAACTGCTGTCCCTCGAGGCTTCCTAAACTCCAGCGTCATGACGTCACTCTGCGTCCGATCCCAGACTAGTCGCAGCCATTTTACTGCGCGAGATAAACTTCACTCTCACATCTAGAGGAGAAGAAACACGAAATACACCAAGACAACTCCAGTGACATTCATGGATACCTCGTCGTGAACCAGAGCTCGGACATATCCGACTTCCAAGTCTTCGCAGTTGGGTAAGAGCCCGCGGCTGCTGTCTTGtttttagcatgttagcactgTGCTAAGCTAAACCGAGCTAACTGAAGAGGTTGTTGTTGTCGAGGATAAGCAGACAAGAGGCAGCAGACTGAGGCTCGGTGAGACTGCGCAGCAAAGCGTGGAGGGGTTTGACTGTAACTAATATTAACTTTGTTTAGTCCTATGAATGATGGACACGGAAGTGCTTCATTGTCAGGTATGATTGTCTGCAACTCACTCACCTGTCAGATTTAAAGTAGCTAGCCCAGCGTTAGCTCATCCCACACCCACCCATCCTCCTGCACTGCGATACCAGGAGCTGTGGTGGAGCCGACAGCCATGTCAGTCAATAATAACCTCCATAGGAACATGTGTTACTGCTGTTTAAACTAGCTAGTTGTCAGTATTGTGTTTGTGCACTGCATGTTTATTTCATCCCTTTCCTCCTGAGCCAGGATGCTCTCTGAATGCTCTCTGAATGCTCTCTGAATGAGAGCCAGGATGCTCTCTGAATGCTCTCTGAATGCTCTCTGAATGCTCTCTGAATGAGAGCCAGGATGCTCTCTGGATGCTCTGGATGCTCTCTGGATGCTCTCTGAATGAGAGCCAGGATGCTCTCTGAATGCTCTCTGAATGCTCTCTGAATGAGAGCCAGGATGCTCTCTGGATGCTCTGGATGCTCTCTGGATGCTCTCTGAATGAGAGCCAGGATGCTCTCTGGATGCTCTGGATGCTCTCTGAATGCTCTCTGAATGCTCTCTGAATGCTCTCTGAATGAGAGCCAGGATGCTCTCTGAATGCTCTCTGAATGCTCTCTGAATGAGAGCCAGGATGCTCTCTGAATGCTCTCTGAATGCTCTCTGAATGCTCTCTGAATGCTCTCTGAATGAGAGCCAGGATGCTCTGGATGCTCTCTGGATGCTCTCTGAATGCTCTCTGAATGCTCTCTGAATGCTCTCTGGATGCTCTGGATGCTCTCTGAATGCTCTCTGAATGCTCTCTGAATGCTCTCTGGATGCTCTGGATGCTCTCTGG
The genomic region above belongs to Sebastes fasciatus isolate fSebFas1 chromosome 20, fSebFas1.pri, whole genome shotgun sequence and contains:
- the ercc4 gene encoding DNA repair endonuclease XPF isoform X2; the encoded protein is MVSCYHSIPTSLPHVFILTVKLQKKRHKRSHTRHHPLRGNDLIQPFHIEALSMSGPLLEFETEMFLSLFGSDGLLVTAEGMGIDRILLQFMRVYSEQGSLVLLLNTTTPEQEYFTEQLRVEGVTHLPRTVTSDVQSTERYNVYTEGGVLFVTSRILVVDFLTDRIPAHLISGILVYRAHKIIESCQEAFILRLFRQKNKTGFIKAFTDKATSFSSGFCQVERVMRNLFVKKLYLWPRFQASVNTALDRHKPEVVELHVTATPAMKAIQSSILDIMSACLKELKRYNPTLEAEDLSVENTLGNAFEKTIRHYLDPLWHQLGAKTKGLVQDLKVLRVLLLYLTQYDCVTFLNLLESLRSSQKIFGSNSGWLFLDSSTSMFMNARGRVYRIPENKKKFKMGPEAEKPKSSSASEVKRELVLETSPKWGALTEVLQEIEKENKSPQHEPGAVLICASDDRTCAQLQQYIRHGSDWMLNRLYARTVGKRDPAAAAAFELDSHKKGNGWPKKGAKGKEPAQNKKSTKSKKRPSLTLTQMVGKEDEAAAMGSSGDEDEPTEEDGGEEDQLKLDLSSDAYYGVLKEPLTVIHPLKGLTDPHSLTRVLHEVEPSFVVLYDAELSFVRQLEIYKASRPGKTLRVYFLIYGGSTEEQKYLTALSKEKKAFEHLIREKATMVIPEEREGREDTNLDLARNLEPANATTNTRKAGGQEQPKEPSRVIVDMREFRSELPSLLHRRGLDIEPVTLEVGDYILTPDTCVERKSVSDLIGSLQSGRLYTQCLSMTRYYKKPVLLIEFDPAKPFSLIARSDFRNEISSNDVSSKLTLLTLHFPRLRILWCTSPHATAELFLDLKQGRAEPDAAAAQAVTAESDMVAESADLYNPGPYDFLLKMPGVNTKNYRALIKNADSLADLAKLSQDKLAEILGNNNNAKLLYEFLHNAADVPPPVQKAKQT
- the ercc4 gene encoding DNA repair endonuclease XPF isoform X1 — protein: MLREKFSAKMSHLKQREHPEEEMCSSIHDIMRPTLLETSKVLMVSCYHSIPTSLPHVFILTVKLQKKRHKRSHTRHHPLRGNDLIQPFHIEALSMSGPLLEFETEMFLSLFGSDGLLVTAEGMGIDRILLQFMRVYSEQGSLVLLLNTTTPEQEYFTEQLRVEGVTHLPRTVTSDVQSTERYNVYTEGGVLFVTSRILVVDFLTDRIPAHLISGILVYRAHKIIESCQEAFILRLFRQKNKTGFIKAFTDKATSFSSGFCQVERVMRNLFVKKLYLWPRFQASVNTALDRHKPEVVELHVTATPAMKAIQSSILDIMSACLKELKRYNPTLEAEDLSVENTLGNAFEKTIRHYLDPLWHQLGAKTKGLVQDLKVLRVLLLYLTQYDCVTFLNLLESLRSSQKIFGSNSGWLFLDSSTSMFMNARGRVYRIPENKKKFKMGPEAEKPKSSSASEVKRELVLETSPKWGALTEVLQEIEKENKSPQHEPGAVLICASDDRTCAQLQQYIRHGSDWMLNRLYARTVGKRDPAAAAAFELDSHKKGNGWPKKGAKGKEPAQNKKSTKSKKRPSLTLTQMVGKEDEAAAMGSSGDEDEPTEEDGGEEDQLKLDLSSDAYYGVLKEPLTVIHPLKGLTDPHSLTRVLHEVEPSFVVLYDAELSFVRQLEIYKASRPGKTLRVYFLIYGGSTEEQKYLTALSKEKKAFEHLIREKATMVIPEEREGREDTNLDLARNLEPANATTNTRKAGGQEQPKEPSRVIVDMREFRSELPSLLHRRGLDIEPVTLEVGDYILTPDTCVERKSVSDLIGSLQSGRLYTQCLSMTRYYKKPVLLIEFDPAKPFSLIARSDFRNEISSNDVSSKLTLLTLHFPRLRILWCTSPHATAELFLDLKQGRAEPDAAAAQAVTAESDMVAESADLYNPGPYDFLLKMPGVNTKNYRALIKNADSLADLAKLSQDKLAEILGNNNNAKLLYEFLHNAADVPPPVQKAKQT